Proteins encoded within one genomic window of Deltaproteobacteria bacterium:
- a CDS encoding SDR family oxidoreductase, translated as MRFESFFRGKKVLITGGSSGIGLALAQNLSTQGCHIHLLARNRETLDSALEIIRSIQNNPSVHIGAVSADVRDPDSINEAIDRMSRDAGLPDFVINSAGVSHPGCVQDLDLEIFRRTMDVNYHGTVHVTKAVLPGMIERGSGHIINISSVAGFLGVFGYTAYCASKFAVMGFSDTLRAEVKPLGIRVSVALPPDTETPMFVNAEALKPYVTKALSKNVKAMSAESVAAIILRDIARGKYLILPGFETKMLYFLTRISGTMIYPIMDYLIARAAKTTERKNFK; from the coding sequence ATGAGATTTGAAAGTTTTTTCCGGGGTAAGAAGGTACTCATAACCGGCGGGTCCAGCGGCATCGGTCTTGCGCTGGCTCAAAACCTGTCTACTCAGGGGTGCCATATTCATCTCTTGGCACGGAACCGTGAAACGTTGGATAGTGCCCTGGAAATCATCAGAAGCATTCAAAACAATCCGAGCGTACATATCGGGGCGGTTTCAGCCGACGTCCGGGATCCCGATTCGATCAATGAAGCCATAGACCGGATGAGTCGAGATGCGGGCCTCCCCGACTTTGTAATTAATTCTGCAGGTGTTTCGCATCCCGGTTGTGTTCAGGATCTGGATCTGGAAATATTCAGACGGACGATGGATGTCAATTATCATGGAACCGTACATGTCACCAAGGCAGTCTTGCCGGGGATGATTGAACGGGGGTCCGGTCATATTATAAACATATCATCGGTTGCAGGCTTTCTCGGAGTTTTTGGATATACGGCTTATTGTGCTTCCAAGTTCGCCGTGATGGGTTTCTCCGACACATTGCGCGCCGAAGTAAAACCGCTGGGTATCAGGGTATCCGTCGCACTGCCACCGGATACAGAGACACCGATGTTTGTCAATGCGGAAGCATTAAAGCCTTACGTAACCAAAGCACTGTCGAAAAATGTCAAGGCCATGTCGGCAGAATCGGTGGCTGCCATCATTCTGCGGGATATTGCACGCGGGAAATATCTGATCCTGCCCGGGTTTGAAACCAAAATGCTTTATTTTCTCACAAGAATATCGGGCACCATGATCTATCCGATCATGGATTATCTCATAGCCAGGGCCGCAAAAACGACTGAACGGAAAAATTTTAAATAA